From the Rattus norvegicus strain BN/NHsdMcwi chromosome 15, GRCr8, whole genome shotgun sequence genome, the window ATCTGCTGGGTCCTCTCCTGTGCACTGATGTTGTGGGCCCCCAGTATGACTATCATTGAACTGTGAGAGCAGAGTAGAGAGGAGAGATGTAGTCAGACAGGATGCAGCCCAGGAGCTGGGAAAGGCAGGGTAGGCAGGGTGGGGCACTAGCTAGGGGAACTTGAGGACACAGGAGGTCCTCACTGTCAGGCatactgctctctgcttcctaagaACATGAGACTCCCAAGGACTCCCTCTGGCATCTAGACAATTTTCCAAAGTTTGCGTTTACTTTTAATGTGAACTTTCAACCCCAACCACTGCTTTGGTTTGGCCAGTGCAGTTGACGAACTCAAGTGTGCTGCTGGCCCTGACCACTCGCTCTTCGGTCTCAAATTTACAGCTTAGCGGGCTTCAATTTTCACAGTTCTGCCTTCTAGTAAGCACTCAAGGGAACATGCACAACGGAGGACAGAAACTCCTATGGGGATCTGGGGAAACATGGCTAGCTACTTCTCACATTTCTCTGCAGTGAGCAGCTGTTAGCACGAACTTATATTGAATCAGGAAGCCTCCACAAAAATTTTTACTCCTGTTGGTATCCGTGGATGCAATAAAGGCCATGTAGGGGCGGGAGTGGGACTTGACTTCATGGCCCCCGATGATTTCCTCTGGAAAAGAAAAGGGCAAGGATATGGGGTTTTGGGGGGGGCGCATATGAGGTCAGGAGGGGGGTGTAATTAGGAATGGGATCTGCAGTCCCTCAAAACTGTTGCAGAGAGAAATCCTTGCACATAGAATAATCTTTGATGACTCTTAGGTCTCAGGGAAATGCTCTAGGAATGGGTGGGTAGCCCTTATCTTCCAGGTCACGCTTTACAAATACATGGAGGTATAAGCTATGTCTTCATATTTTCATCATGTTATGGACCAAGGGGATCCTAATTGGATCACCATTGGTCTTTCTTTGATAGTGAGGCACCCTAACCCCTATAATGTTGATTGATGTTATTTCCTCACCCTTTGCCTCCAAGCCCTATCTATGGTGGTGGATTTTCTAACATTCTACTATTCTGTTGGCAACACATTTCAGGTTCTCAGTAAATGCTTTTTGCTGCATGAATGAGTGGCTTCTAGTTAAATGGAGGGTTGGTGGGTCAGGGCTGGTGGgattcagagacagagagatattgGAGTAGTTAATGTTCTGTCCCAGAGGGGAATAGCTGGGGACCTGCAGAAGGAAATGGAGAGTCCAACTAAAACTAGACTGCAAAGCTAATGCTGTGTGCAGTGCAGGATCTTGTCAACCTGCGCCTCTTTCTTAGGCAGGGCTAAGGGTGGACTTAATAAACGATGCTAACATTATTGAACTGGTGGCCTCACCCCAATGCAGGTCATTAAAGCTGCCTTTCCCTCCAGTGAAGTCAAGTTAATGATGTACAGTTTGTATCTTTGCATTCTCTGCCACTTCTCTTTCTAAAGATGGTCCAGTCTCCAGGTGATGGGGAAAACTTGGAAGAAGCTAGTGGCTAATAAATTTCTGAGACAACTCTTCCTTGGAGCTTGTTGAGAATACCAGATTTCCAGATCTGGGTTTGGTCTGGGTCCCGAGGTTCATCGCCAGGACAATTCCTGACCACTGCTGCACAAACAGTCCTAGCGATGTGCCATGGGATGGCATCTCTGCCACAGGGGTGGTCACTCACCTGCTCCAGCTCCTAGTGGCAGAAGAAAGGTCAGGAGAATCAGGACTGGTAGCATCTTCCCAGGAAGGCTGCTCAGGATGGAGGAGGGCAGAGCAGACGCAGCCCTTGAAAGGGGAAGAAGGATGTGTGGGCTCAGGGACCTCACAGTCATTTTAAACCTATGCACCTCTGCTTCTGATTGACGTCACATTACGTAAGGAATTTTTCTTAAAATGACACTGTCACCACACTGACCATCTGTGGTAAGCTAAACTGGAATAAAGATCAAGAAAGTAGAGGATGTGGGGGCTGTGGTTGAGGAGGCCTGAGATGCCAGGAAGTTCACAGTGGCTTCACTGAGACAAGTGTGTCCTCTTCTAACTCTTACACCCTTCTACATCCTGCTAAGAtgctttttggtttctttgggttttcccttccttcctcccttccttccttccttttcttttccttttttcttccctcctttcttttctctccttcctctctcctttctttctttctttctttctttctttctttctttctttcttcttccttccttccttccttccttccttccttccttcctttctttctttctttctttctttctttctttctttctttctttctgcctctctctctctctctctctctctctctctctctctctctctctctctctctctctttctcctttccttcttataCTGACAACCAATTTATCCTAACAACAATTCTAGCATACTACCTATGCACTTACATAGTTACAGAATATTTAGTGAGAGTTGATACTGAGGTGTATTTACCTGGTCAGTATTGCAATCTATCCTTTCGCTAATCTTTGGGATGACTGAACAGTCTGACAAATTAAACTTAACTCACACTGAGTCTCCTGGAACTGCTGGGACgtcacagagaaatctcaaaagcAAGTGTTACTGCCATACATGGTTAAGTGTAATAACGGATCACAAACAGCAGATATACTTTAGCCCTTTACTAGCTGGGTATCGTCATTTATCTCTGTGGCTAGAGCTTCAGGATTGGATTTAATGGTTATTACGATTAGATCAGCTTTGGTTTCCTGGCTGATGACTCAAAGGCGTATTCTACAACTTTGCCTAGGTTTTCTGTAGACAAGCAAGGACTGTTCTTCAATCAGGCTACATCCCTGAGGGAGAAAGATAGTGATGCATCCTTTGAAAAGGCTGAGCTTGGCTAATGGTCTCACTATTGGCTcctctgttgaggcctgttttgttaccaattatggagaattttggagaaggtaccatgaggtgctgagaaaaaggtatattctttggttttagtatgaaatgttctagagatatctgttaaatccatttggttcgtaacttctgttagtttctctgtgtctctgtttagtttctgtttctgttcattgatgagaatggggtgttgaagtctcccactgttattgtgtgaggtgcaatgtgtgctttgctctttagtaaagtttcttttatgaatgtgggtgcccttgcatttggggcatagatattcagaattgagagctcatcttggtggatttttcctttgatgagtatgaaatgtcctgtcttatctttttataacttttggttgaaaaattgattttatttcaatattagaatggctactccagctttttcttggaaccatttgcttgaaatttttccccaggcttttactctgaggtagtgtctgtctttgtcactgagacaTGTTTCATATAAGCATCAAAGTGCTGGGTGctgtttctgtatccagtctgttaatctatgtctttttatcgggGAATTGAGtttgttgatgttgagagatattaaggaatagtgattgttgcttcttgttatttttgttgttagaggtggaaatatgtttgtgtgtctctcttcttttgggttagttgaaagaagattattttcttgctctttctagggtgtagtttcccttgtTGTGTTGGaaatttccatctattatccattgtagggctagatttgtggaaatatattgtgtaaatttggttttgtcatggaatatttttcttgctccatctatggtaattgagagttttgctgaatagagtagcctgggctagcatttgtgttctcttgtggTCTGTATGACTTCTACCCTGGattttctagctttcatagtctcttgtgagaagtctggtgtaattctgataggtctgcttttgtatgttacttgacctttttctcttactgccttTTATATTCCATCCTTGTTTTGAGCATtaggtgttttgagtattatgtgatgggaggaatgtcttctctggtccaatctatttggagttctgtaggcttcttgtgtgttcatgggcatctctttctttaggttagggaagttttattctataattttgttaaagatatttactggccctttaagttggaaatctttgtgttttaaatttcctttgatggttgtgtcaatgttttctatggtgtcttctgcccctgagattctctcttctatctcttatattctgttggtgatgcctgcGTCTATGATTTCTGATCtctcttaggttttctatctccagggttgtctctctttgtgatttctttattgtttctatttccatttttagtttctGGATGATTTTagtcaattccttcacctgtttgattgtcttttcctgtaactctttaagagatttttgtattTCTACTTTAAGCggttctacctgtttacctgtgttgccctgtatttcttgaagggagttatttataattttctcaaagtcctctaacatcatcatgagatgtgatttttaaatctgaatcttgcttttctggtgtgttgggttaTCCAGGACTTCTTGTGGTGGGAaacctgggttctgatgatgccaagtggccttggtttctgttgcttaggttcttgcacttgccctttgccatctggttatctctggtgttagctggtcttgctgtctctgacagtggcttgaccctcctgtaagtttGTGTGTtagcattcctgggagaccagctctcttctgGTGGGATTTGGGTGTGGAGAGCTGTGGCACTGGGTCAGCTGCAGGTACAGATgcaaaccagaagggtcctgtcccagactgctccttggttcctgtgtcctgagggttccaggcGGGTCCCTTTGAGCAGAAGGGGTGGTCTCATCTATGCTCTCATGTGTGTTAGCATTCCTGGGAGAACAGCTCTATCTCTTCGTGATCTAGGTACAGagtgctgtggcacagggtcagctctgagcacagatggaaactggaagctTCTTTgacaatttgtatccccttaatctctttttgtcttattgttctagctagcactttgagtactatattgaatagatatggggagagtggacaTCCTTTTCTTGTCTCCTATTTTAATGGTAttgtttcaagtatctctccatttaatctg encodes:
- the Gzmfl1 gene encoding granzyme F like 1 isoform X1 translates to MLPVLILLTFLLPLGAGAEEIIGGHEVKSHSRPYMAFIASTDTNRSKNFCGGFLIQYKFVLTAAHCREISMIVILGAHNISAQERTQQIIPVEKAIPHPAYNPMDHTNDIMLLKGDSGGPLVCDNKAYGVVSYGKRRRITSGIFTKVVYFLPWISRKMKLL